In Monodelphis domestica isolate mMonDom1 chromosome 4, mMonDom1.pri, whole genome shotgun sequence, one DNA window encodes the following:
- the LOC130453554 gene encoding Golgi-associated RAB2 interactor protein 5B-like isoform X2: MKPRKPSPVVLPGELHLPEGEVEEELSFPLCFPKPGPLQRALAEGNYPPLGPFTAMFESDFVQVTNKGEPVFLHKKENPVTMAVASSFPGLLLPDLVLLARPVQSKKQPPRLELTRLLPAHLVRLFVHSEAGWRLKLRLASGRSFYLRLVAEPAEGCLLFNLWRFLIFLMQGPIAAWARSPDEQAAQDESAPMSAAEAPPKRKEVAFPPQYPVPRTKGSPGWTWDKALHYPGPLSQLMDQQTTPALPEVMLRAEAAPMPFGSQQKLPVLKEEERKSEPRLFWRSTPGSLVEVEGQPSITVRTLFRRISSTLSRSKAASPAETSSSGPSRSPSCSALVQTLSSWLGSREVSKSSASSGTLQSSYFSMLSDLFEPQESPQEQPQPQEGPQEWPQPQEGPQEGPPSQEHPRELGNANSLQLPQEQPQPQELPQEQPQPQEGSQKRPPSQEHPQELGNTNSLQLPQEQPKPQELPQEQPQPQEGSQKRPPSQEDPQDQGNTNKLQLPQEQPQPQKFPTEQPKDKPRDRPEPTQASEPSASVKALRKAIKKPQSWLTRAWRECLKVVCTCTN; encoded by the exons ATGAAACCCCGGAAACCCTCACCAG TTGTTCTGCCCGGAGAGCTCCACCTGCCGGAAGGGGAAGTGGAAGAGGAACTGTCCTTCCCGCTGTGCTTCCCCAAGCCTggcccgctgcagagagccctgGCGGAGGGCAACTACCCGCCCCTCGGGCCGTTCACGGCCATGTTTGAGAGCGACTTTGTCCAG GTCACCAACAAGGGGGAGCCTGTCTTCCTGCACAAGAAGGAGAACCCGGTGACCATGGCGGTGGCCTCCTCCTTCCCGGGGCTCCTGCTCCCGGACCTCGTCCTGCTGGCCCGGCCCGTCCAAAGCAAGAAGCAGCCTCCGCGGCTGGAGCTCACCAG GCTGCTGCCGGCACACCTGGTCCGCCTGTTTGTCCACAGCGAGGCCGGATGGAGGCTGAAGCTCCGCCTGGCCTCCGGCCGCAGTTTCTACCTGAGGCTGGTGGCCGAGCCGGCCGAGGGCTGCCTCCTGTTCAACCTCTGGCGCTTCCTGATCTTCCTGATGCAGGGGCCCATCGCGGCCTGGGCCCGGAGCCCCGACGAGCAGGCCGCCCAG gaCGAGAGCGCCCCGATGTCCGCAGCGG AGGCCCCCCCCAAACGGAAGGAGGTGGCCTTCCCTCCCCAGTATCCCGTCCCGAGGACCAAGGGGAGCCCGGGCTGGACCTGGGACAAAGCACTGCACTACCCTGGGCCGCTCTCCCAACTGATGGACCAGCAGACCACCCCGGCCCTCCCGGAAGTGATGTTGAGAGCGGAAGCCGCCCCCATGCCCTTCGGGTCCCAGCAGAAGCTCCCAGTCCTGAAAGAAGAGGAGCGGAA ATCAGAGCCCAGACTTTTCTGGAGGAGCACCCCGGGGAGCCTAGTGGAAGTGGAAG GGCAGCCGAGCATCACCGTCCGGACCCTCTTCAGACGTATTTCCAGCACTCTAAGCCGGTCCAAG GCTGCCTCACCAGCGGAGACTTCCTCTTCAGGGCCCTCCAGGTCCCCGTCCTGCTCTGCTCTTGTCCAGACCTTGTCCTCCTGGCTGGGCTCCCGTGAGGTTTCCAAGAGCTCGGCTTCCTCAGGGACACTGCAGAGCTCCTATTTCTCCATGCTCAGTGACCTATTCGAGCCCCAAGAGAGcccccaagagcagccacagccccaagAGGGCCCCCAAGAGTGGCCACAGCCCCAAGAGGGCCCCCAAGAGGGGCCACCCTCCCAAGAGCACCCCCGGGAGCTGGGCAATGCCAACAGTCTTCAGCTTCCCCAAGAGCAGCCGCAGCCCCAAGAGCtcccccaagagcagccacagccccaagAGGGCTCCCAAAAGAGGCCACCCTCCCAAGAGCACCCCCAGGAGCTGGGCAATACCAACAGTCTTCAGCTTCCCCAAGAGCAGCCGAAGCCCCAAGAGCtcccccaagagcagccacagccccaagAGGGCTCCCAAAAGAGGCCACCCTCCCAAGAGGACCCCCAAGACCAGGGCAATACCAACaagctgcagcttccccaagagcagccacagccccaaAAGTTCCCCACAGAGCAGCCCAAGGACAAACCCAGGGACAGGCCGGAGCCCACCCAAGCCTCAGAGCCCTCCGCCAGTGTCAAGGCTCTGAGGAAAGCCATCAAGAAGCCACAGAGCTGGCTCACCAGAGCATGGCGAGAATGCCTGAAGGTGGTCTGCACCTGCACCAACTAA
- the LOC130453554 gene encoding Golgi-associated RAB2 interactor protein 5B-like isoform X1 — protein MKPRKPSPGGAPAWGAAGMQGSPQGLASPQLRPASSLLAVVLPGELHLPEGEVEEELSFPLCFPKPGPLQRALAEGNYPPLGPFTAMFESDFVQVTNKGEPVFLHKKENPVTMAVASSFPGLLLPDLVLLARPVQSKKQPPRLELTRLLPAHLVRLFVHSEAGWRLKLRLASGRSFYLRLVAEPAEGCLLFNLWRFLIFLMQGPIAAWARSPDEQAAQDESAPMSAAEAPPKRKEVAFPPQYPVPRTKGSPGWTWDKALHYPGPLSQLMDQQTTPALPEVMLRAEAAPMPFGSQQKLPVLKEEERKSEPRLFWRSTPGSLVEVEGQPSITVRTLFRRISSTLSRSKAASPAETSSSGPSRSPSCSALVQTLSSWLGSREVSKSSASSGTLQSSYFSMLSDLFEPQESPQEQPQPQEGPQEWPQPQEGPQEGPPSQEHPRELGNANSLQLPQEQPQPQELPQEQPQPQEGSQKRPPSQEHPQELGNTNSLQLPQEQPKPQELPQEQPQPQEGSQKRPPSQEDPQDQGNTNKLQLPQEQPQPQKFPTEQPKDKPRDRPEPTQASEPSASVKALRKAIKKPQSWLTRAWRECLKVVCTCTN, from the exons ATGAAACCCCGGAAACCCTCACCAGGTGGGGCCCCGGCCTGGGGGGCTGCAGGGATGCAGGGGAGCCCGCAGGGGCTGGCCAGCCCCCAGCTCCGGCCTGCTTCCTCCCTGCTCGCAGTTGTTCTGCCCGGAGAGCTCCACCTGCCGGAAGGGGAAGTGGAAGAGGAACTGTCCTTCCCGCTGTGCTTCCCCAAGCCTggcccgctgcagagagccctgGCGGAGGGCAACTACCCGCCCCTCGGGCCGTTCACGGCCATGTTTGAGAGCGACTTTGTCCAG GTCACCAACAAGGGGGAGCCTGTCTTCCTGCACAAGAAGGAGAACCCGGTGACCATGGCGGTGGCCTCCTCCTTCCCGGGGCTCCTGCTCCCGGACCTCGTCCTGCTGGCCCGGCCCGTCCAAAGCAAGAAGCAGCCTCCGCGGCTGGAGCTCACCAG GCTGCTGCCGGCACACCTGGTCCGCCTGTTTGTCCACAGCGAGGCCGGATGGAGGCTGAAGCTCCGCCTGGCCTCCGGCCGCAGTTTCTACCTGAGGCTGGTGGCCGAGCCGGCCGAGGGCTGCCTCCTGTTCAACCTCTGGCGCTTCCTGATCTTCCTGATGCAGGGGCCCATCGCGGCCTGGGCCCGGAGCCCCGACGAGCAGGCCGCCCAG gaCGAGAGCGCCCCGATGTCCGCAGCGG AGGCCCCCCCCAAACGGAAGGAGGTGGCCTTCCCTCCCCAGTATCCCGTCCCGAGGACCAAGGGGAGCCCGGGCTGGACCTGGGACAAAGCACTGCACTACCCTGGGCCGCTCTCCCAACTGATGGACCAGCAGACCACCCCGGCCCTCCCGGAAGTGATGTTGAGAGCGGAAGCCGCCCCCATGCCCTTCGGGTCCCAGCAGAAGCTCCCAGTCCTGAAAGAAGAGGAGCGGAA ATCAGAGCCCAGACTTTTCTGGAGGAGCACCCCGGGGAGCCTAGTGGAAGTGGAAG GGCAGCCGAGCATCACCGTCCGGACCCTCTTCAGACGTATTTCCAGCACTCTAAGCCGGTCCAAG GCTGCCTCACCAGCGGAGACTTCCTCTTCAGGGCCCTCCAGGTCCCCGTCCTGCTCTGCTCTTGTCCAGACCTTGTCCTCCTGGCTGGGCTCCCGTGAGGTTTCCAAGAGCTCGGCTTCCTCAGGGACACTGCAGAGCTCCTATTTCTCCATGCTCAGTGACCTATTCGAGCCCCAAGAGAGcccccaagagcagccacagccccaagAGGGCCCCCAAGAGTGGCCACAGCCCCAAGAGGGCCCCCAAGAGGGGCCACCCTCCCAAGAGCACCCCCGGGAGCTGGGCAATGCCAACAGTCTTCAGCTTCCCCAAGAGCAGCCGCAGCCCCAAGAGCtcccccaagagcagccacagccccaagAGGGCTCCCAAAAGAGGCCACCCTCCCAAGAGCACCCCCAGGAGCTGGGCAATACCAACAGTCTTCAGCTTCCCCAAGAGCAGCCGAAGCCCCAAGAGCtcccccaagagcagccacagccccaagAGGGCTCCCAAAAGAGGCCACCCTCCCAAGAGGACCCCCAAGACCAGGGCAATACCAACaagctgcagcttccccaagagcagccacagccccaaAAGTTCCCCACAGAGCAGCCCAAGGACAAACCCAGGGACAGGCCGGAGCCCACCCAAGCCTCAGAGCCCTCCGCCAGTGTCAAGGCTCTGAGGAAAGCCATCAAGAAGCCACAGAGCTGGCTCACCAGAGCATGGCGAGAATGCCTGAAGGTGGTCTGCACCTGCACCAACTAA